Proteins encoded together in one Flavobacteriales bacterium window:
- a CDS encoding GNAT family N-acetyltransferase, translating into MSDSVIIEPVSKADDAGFHRLVSREQDRLRPYFPVTVGRCADVGATRRYLKELVASAKEGSYFCFVLRDYEGSDPIGAIFLKQFDRMVGRCEVAYFIDDAHGGQGYGTLGVMWAVDHAFSRLGMSKVVARIAPDNVASIRVAEHCGFQREGLLRREFRTGMGELVDLLYYGNLRP; encoded by the coding sequence ATGAGCGATTCGGTGATCATCGAGCCGGTGAGCAAGGCGGACGACGCCGGTTTCCACAGGCTTGTGAGCCGTGAGCAGGACCGGCTGCGCCCCTACTTCCCGGTGACGGTGGGCCGCTGCGCGGATGTGGGCGCCACGCGGCGCTACCTCAAGGAACTGGTGGCCTCAGCGAAGGAGGGCTCCTACTTCTGTTTCGTGCTTCGCGACTATGAGGGCTCCGATCCCATCGGCGCCATCTTCCTCAAGCAGTTCGACCGCATGGTGGGCCGCTGTGAGGTGGCCTACTTCATCGACGACGCGCACGGTGGACAGGGCTACGGCACCCTCGGGGTGATGTGGGCGGTGGACCACGCCTTCAGCCGGTTGGGCATGAGCAAGGTGGTGGCCCGCATCGCGCCGGACAACGTCGCCAGCATCCGGGTCGCCGAGCACTGCGGCTTCCAGCGCGAAGGCCTCCTTCGGCGCGAGTTCCGCACCGGAATGGGCGAGCTGGTGGACCTGCTCTACTACGGCAACCTGCGCCCATGA
- a CDS encoding MOSC domain-containing protein, whose translation MTAPFLASLHCYPVKSLGGFAMREARLTDRGLQHDRRWMLVDATGRFLTQRELPSMACLHTAPAGEGFAVTDLRNGERLMLPWTLDEGPDPWVQIWDARVRAREAPSSWSVWFSDRLGSAVRLVHMPDDAQRRVDERYAQGLTSLSDGFPYMILSQASVDALNERGTAWAHEHTGTWAPVPMERFRPNLVIGGGTAHQEDRWREVRIGEVRFTLVKPCARCIIITTDQRTGERGKEPLRTLASYRTVDSKVHFGMNAVADVEGNVRLGDGITVLAEASTIVP comes from the coding sequence ATGACCGCTCCCTTCCTCGCCTCGCTGCACTGCTATCCGGTGAAGTCGCTCGGGGGCTTCGCGATGCGGGAGGCCCGGCTCACCGACCGAGGGTTGCAGCATGACCGGCGCTGGATGCTGGTGGATGCCACCGGCCGCTTCCTCACCCAGCGCGAACTACCGTCCATGGCCTGCCTGCACACTGCACCGGCAGGGGAAGGCTTCGCGGTGACCGACCTCCGGAACGGGGAGCGGCTGATGCTGCCCTGGACCCTGGACGAAGGGCCCGACCCCTGGGTACAGATATGGGACGCGCGCGTACGCGCGCGCGAGGCACCATCGTCCTGGTCGGTGTGGTTCAGCGATCGGCTGGGGAGCGCCGTGCGCCTGGTGCACATGCCGGATGATGCGCAACGCCGGGTGGACGAGCGCTACGCCCAAGGCCTCACCTCCTTGAGCGACGGCTTCCCGTACATGATCCTCTCGCAGGCCTCCGTGGACGCGTTGAACGAACGAGGCACCGCATGGGCACACGAACACACGGGCACGTGGGCACCGGTTCCCATGGAGCGCTTCCGTCCGAACCTGGTGATCGGCGGCGGCACGGCGCACCAGGAGGATCGCTGGCGCGAGGTGCGGATCGGCGAGGTGCGGTTCACCCTGGTGAAGCCCTGCGCCCGCTGCATCATCATCACCACCGACCAGCGCACCGGCGAGCGCGGCAAGGAGCCGCTTCGCACGCTGGCCTCCTACCGCACGGTGGACAGCAAGGTGCACTTCGGCATGAACGCCGTCGCCGATGTGGAGGGCAACGTACGCTTGGGTGATGGCATCACCGTGTTGGCCGAAGCCTCGACGATCGTCCCATGA
- a CDS encoding winged helix-turn-helix transcriptional regulator, whose translation MGVARLAQDLQVSRPTMSACVKTLVDRGLLKRSAETHDARSHSLILSAQGRKVHLAISASAGLDRSIAVMREPEREALLLGLMTVLQQLLTDGSVDVQRMCWTCSHYRGDRRNTHRCALMEISLATKDLRTDCPEHELVVA comes from the coding sequence ATGGGCGTGGCGCGACTCGCACAAGACCTCCAGGTGAGCCGACCTACGATGAGCGCTTGCGTTAAAACCCTGGTGGATCGCGGACTGCTGAAGCGAAGTGCGGAAACTCATGATGCCCGCAGCCATTCGCTCATCCTATCCGCTCAGGGCCGCAAGGTCCACCTGGCGATAAGCGCATCCGCCGGTCTTGATCGTTCCATCGCGGTCATGCGCGAGCCCGAAAGGGAAGCCCTGCTCCTTGGGCTCATGACCGTTCTTCAACAGCTCTTGACCGATGGCTCTGTCGATGTGCAACGCATGTGCTGGACATGCTCGCACTACCGCGGTGATCGGCGCAACACCCATCGCTGCGCTCTGATGGAAATATCGCTGGCGACCAAGGATCTGCGCACGGACTGTCCGGAGCATGAGTTAGTGGTCGCTTAG
- a CDS encoding queuosine precursor transporter, producing the protein MIHSILADKATRLYLFLGGSFVANALIAEMIGVKLFQLETLLGLTKADFTLLGQAHLSFVLSVGVLPWPIVFIMTDVVNDYYGVRGVRFLTLLTTGLIAFAFGVMYFAIRMPAEQGWWIGSSAAQGVPDMQAAFTAIFGQGMNIILGSLTAFVVGQLVDAFVFRRIKRITGDRRIWLRATGSTLVSQLVDSVVVTYVAFWVLKDMSFPMATALVLTAYTYKLVVAVLSTPLVYLVHAGVERYLGAERAVAMRAAALRTHEVP; encoded by the coding sequence ATGATCCACTCCATCCTGGCCGACAAGGCCACGCGGCTTTACCTCTTCCTCGGCGGATCCTTCGTGGCCAACGCGCTCATCGCCGAGATGATCGGCGTGAAGCTCTTCCAGCTGGAGACATTGCTAGGCCTCACCAAGGCCGACTTCACGCTGCTCGGTCAGGCGCACCTGAGCTTCGTGCTGAGCGTGGGTGTGCTGCCGTGGCCCATCGTCTTCATCATGACCGACGTGGTGAACGACTACTATGGTGTGCGGGGCGTGCGCTTCCTCACGCTGCTCACCACGGGCCTCATCGCCTTCGCCTTCGGGGTGATGTACTTCGCCATCCGCATGCCCGCGGAGCAGGGCTGGTGGATCGGCAGCAGCGCAGCGCAGGGGGTGCCCGACATGCAGGCGGCCTTCACGGCCATCTTCGGGCAGGGCATGAACATCATCCTCGGCTCGCTGACCGCCTTCGTGGTGGGGCAGCTGGTGGACGCCTTCGTCTTCCGTCGCATCAAACGGATCACCGGCGACCGGCGGATCTGGCTGCGCGCCACCGGCAGCACGCTGGTGAGCCAGTTGGTGGACAGTGTGGTGGTGACCTACGTGGCGTTCTGGGTCCTCAAGGACATGAGCTTCCCGATGGCCACCGCGCTGGTGCTCACCGCGTACACCTATAAGCTCGTCGTAGCGGTGCTCAGTACGCCGCTGGTCTACCTCGTGCACGCCGGTGTCGAGCGTTATCTTGGCGCGGAGCGGGCGGTGGCGATGCGCGCGGCCGCGCTCCGCACGCACGAGGTCCCATGA
- a CDS encoding penicillin-binding protein: MARKRGKGKRKAPGIGAVLLLIALAAVGGLVLLVALVSFNVFGRLPSQAELAAIEHEEATLVFAEDGTLIGKLFAEDRTNIRYEDLPQHLIDALVSTEDSRFFEHQGVDGTSYVRVFFRTILGGDRSGGGGSTISQQIIKNLYGRERHGLLTVPVNKIKEALVAQRLERVYDKRGVLVLYLNSVPFGENLYGIESAARRFFGRSTARLGVEEAAVLVGMLKANTAYNPRLHPDRARERRNTVLSLMEKHGHLDARAADSLQALPLRLRYTGLDAYDVYGYFVARVAEEAEALLREQAAPKPARDRKKRKQAAPRRR; encoded by the coding sequence ATGGCGAGGAAGCGCGGCAAGGGAAAGCGGAAGGCGCCGGGGATCGGCGCGGTCCTCCTGCTGATCGCGCTGGCGGCGGTGGGCGGCCTCGTGCTGTTGGTCGCGCTGGTCTCCTTCAACGTGTTCGGCCGTCTGCCCAGCCAGGCCGAACTGGCAGCGATCGAGCACGAGGAGGCCACGCTGGTGTTCGCCGAGGACGGCACCCTGATCGGCAAGCTCTTCGCCGAGGACCGCACGAACATCCGGTACGAGGACCTGCCACAGCACCTGATCGATGCGCTGGTGAGCACGGAGGATTCACGCTTCTTCGAGCATCAGGGCGTGGACGGCACGAGCTACGTGCGCGTGTTCTTCCGCACCATATTGGGCGGCGACCGCAGCGGCGGCGGGGGCAGCACCATCAGCCAGCAGATCATCAAGAACCTGTACGGCCGCGAGCGGCATGGCCTGCTCACCGTGCCGGTGAACAAGATCAAGGAGGCGCTGGTGGCGCAGCGGTTGGAGCGCGTGTACGACAAGCGCGGCGTGCTGGTGCTCTACCTGAACAGCGTGCCCTTCGGCGAGAACCTCTACGGCATCGAGTCGGCCGCGCGGCGCTTCTTCGGCCGGTCGACGGCGCGGCTGGGCGTGGAGGAGGCCGCGGTGCTGGTGGGCATGCTGAAGGCGAACACGGCGTACAACCCGCGGCTGCATCCCGACCGGGCGCGCGAGCGCCGTAACACGGTGCTGTCCCTCATGGAGAAGCACGGGCACCTGGACGCCCGCGCGGCCGACAGCCTGCAGGCCCTGCCCCTGCGGCTGCGCTACACCGGCCTCGACGCGTACGATGTCTACGGCTACTTCGTGGCCCGCGTGGCCGAGGAGGCGGAGGCGCTGCTGCGCGAACAGGCGGCGCCCAAGCCCGCACGCGACCGGAAGAAGCGCAAGCAGGCCGCTCCCCGCCGGCGGTGA
- a CDS encoding glycoside hydrolase encodes MLRRARFLLPVLFVPVLADAQTNRIYLAPDDHTDYLWSGTVADYEQWIPQMIDHYLDLNDATANNPAPYRNKWNCDGWYWVEIYKRNRPAAQFDRLIAQLQSGQMTVPLNGLVCTHGGNTTEGVIRSGYYAGRLQRQYGIDIPMAISMENQTQPLGLASLWNGMGARYSWKGVCGCATQVTGLGQRQHELYRYTGLDGSSVLMKWYSLTYNQGLGGYAEAFVPNTAVDQCLDKLNSVAFPHNYPYTVAGAFGRGWDNTLTLDSSFPTVAQARSNATTQCHVSNMKDFFQDIEATYGGTLPSQSLSFGNEWDLDCASIAEVTGRMRRGIERLRSAEAVATLAARHDPAVWSNMAAQREQAHTAISLYWEHNLGGGGVVSANDRALWQRGLEAQVTGYGTQLLTNALASLGAQIDAGGELRFVVVNPLGHLRTDVADLPYAGPQPVQVVDRTTATVIPSQVIVKDGATFVRILATDVPAAGYKVYTVQPGDPPVVPNTATLDIHLFESDRFRISMSGEGVITSLRDKLANRSYAGTVNGRIMNDLGAYTAPGGIKYLVNNGPISATVQTEGVVPLGHDVRVTLYKDLHRVDVEDRITDNFSSTLDWAYGVQIVNATVLHEELGAILTAKPSSAGGHYATQNARYDQLTLGHFADISNATYGLTVSTSGPAFMKLGNSTTGTFDSGSSQLRFTAGGNFQGSGPGIPDQHGDTLFHYGFSLRPHEGAYDQVAAMRFALEHQNPFVVGPCTGTGGSYPATTFGAFTFSDPDVLLWALKPAEEGIASGIIARLWNVSNAAQSTDIASTWGLGAAQTATHIETNTGTAPPVNGTLTAAFAPQELRTFRLTPNSPAVQLALRVVLEGPWSSGGQLMRDDLRAAGLLPLTEPYTALSYAHVGGGGETTTPTVLQTSGANAVVDWVVVELRDATTPATVIATRCGLLQRDGDVVAADGVSALSFTAATGNYRIAVRHRNHLGAMTTSAFTLSGAPLAVDLTAPATATFGTDARKNLGGTMALWAGDVTFNGQVKYAGAANDRDPILAAIGGAVPTATIPGYLREDVNMDGVVKYAGGTNDRDPILVNIGGSVPTAVRVAQLP; translated from the coding sequence ATGCTGCGCCGTGCCCGCTTTCTGCTGCCCGTCCTGTTCGTCCCGGTCCTCGCCGACGCCCAGACCAACCGCATCTACCTGGCCCCGGACGACCACACCGATTACCTGTGGAGCGGCACCGTGGCGGACTACGAGCAGTGGATCCCGCAGATGATCGACCACTACCTCGATCTCAACGACGCCACCGCCAACAACCCCGCCCCCTATCGGAACAAGTGGAACTGCGACGGCTGGTACTGGGTGGAGATCTACAAGCGCAACCGCCCGGCCGCGCAGTTCGACCGCCTGATCGCGCAGCTGCAAAGCGGCCAGATGACCGTGCCCCTGAACGGCCTGGTGTGCACCCACGGCGGCAACACCACTGAAGGCGTGATCCGCAGCGGCTACTACGCGGGACGCCTGCAACGGCAGTACGGCATCGACATCCCCATGGCCATCAGCATGGAGAACCAGACCCAGCCCCTGGGCCTGGCCTCGCTGTGGAACGGGATGGGCGCCCGCTACAGCTGGAAAGGCGTGTGCGGCTGTGCCACGCAGGTCACCGGTCTGGGCCAGCGCCAGCATGAGCTCTACCGCTACACCGGCCTCGATGGCTCCAGCGTGCTGATGAAGTGGTACAGCCTCACCTACAACCAGGGGCTGGGCGGCTATGCCGAGGCCTTCGTGCCCAACACCGCCGTGGACCAATGCCTGGACAAGCTCAACAGCGTGGCCTTCCCGCACAACTACCCCTACACCGTGGCCGGGGCCTTCGGCCGCGGATGGGACAACACCCTCACGCTCGACAGCAGCTTCCCCACCGTGGCCCAGGCCCGCAGCAACGCCACCACGCAGTGCCACGTGAGCAACATGAAGGACTTCTTCCAGGACATCGAGGCCACCTACGGCGGCACCTTACCCAGCCAGTCGTTGAGCTTCGGCAACGAGTGGGACCTCGACTGCGCGAGCATCGCGGAGGTCACCGGCCGCATGCGCCGCGGCATCGAGCGTCTGCGGAGCGCCGAGGCCGTGGCCACATTGGCCGCCCGCCACGATCCGGCCGTGTGGTCGAACATGGCCGCGCAGCGCGAACAAGCCCACACCGCCATCAGCCTCTACTGGGAGCACAACCTCGGTGGTGGCGGCGTGGTGTCCGCCAACGACCGGGCCCTGTGGCAGCGAGGGCTGGAGGCGCAGGTCACCGGCTACGGCACCCAGCTGCTCACCAACGCGCTCGCCTCCCTCGGCGCGCAGATCGATGCGGGGGGCGAACTGCGCTTCGTGGTGGTGAACCCGCTGGGACACCTGCGCACCGATGTGGCCGATCTGCCCTACGCCGGCCCGCAACCCGTGCAGGTGGTGGACCGCACCACCGCCACGGTGATCCCCTCGCAGGTGATCGTGAAGGACGGCGCCACCTTCGTGCGCATCCTGGCCACCGACGTGCCCGCCGCGGGCTACAAGGTGTACACCGTGCAGCCGGGCGATCCGCCTGTGGTGCCCAACACGGCCACGCTGGACATCCACCTCTTCGAGAGCGACCGCTTCCGCATCAGCATGAGCGGCGAAGGGGTGATCACCAGCCTGCGCGACAAGCTCGCCAACCGCAGCTACGCCGGCACGGTGAACGGACGCATCATGAACGACCTCGGCGCCTACACCGCCCCCGGCGGCATCAAGTACCTGGTGAACAACGGCCCCATCAGCGCCACGGTGCAGACCGAAGGGGTCGTCCCCCTGGGCCACGATGTGCGCGTCACCCTGTACAAGGACCTGCACCGGGTGGACGTGGAGGACCGCATCACCGACAACTTCAGCAGCACGCTCGACTGGGCCTACGGGGTGCAGATCGTGAACGCCACGGTGCTGCACGAGGAACTGGGCGCCATCCTCACCGCCAAGCCGAGCAGCGCGGGCGGCCACTACGCCACACAGAACGCGCGCTACGACCAGCTCACCCTCGGCCACTTCGCCGACATCAGCAACGCGACGTACGGCCTCACGGTGAGCACCAGCGGCCCGGCCTTCATGAAGCTGGGCAACAGCACCACCGGCACCTTCGACAGCGGCAGCAGCCAGCTGCGCTTCACCGCGGGCGGCAACTTCCAGGGCAGCGGCCCGGGCATCCCCGACCAGCATGGCGACACGCTCTTCCACTACGGCTTCAGCCTGCGGCCGCATGAGGGCGCCTACGACCAGGTCGCCGCCATGCGCTTCGCCCTGGAGCACCAGAACCCCTTCGTGGTGGGCCCCTGCACCGGCACCGGAGGATCGTACCCCGCCACCACCTTCGGCGCTTTCACCTTCAGCGATCCCGATGTGCTGCTGTGGGCCTTGAAGCCCGCCGAGGAGGGCATCGCCAGCGGCATCATCGCCCGCCTGTGGAATGTGAGCAACGCGGCGCAGAGCACCGACATCGCCTCCACCTGGGGCCTCGGCGCGGCGCAGACCGCCACCCACATCGAAACGAACACGGGCACCGCCCCACCGGTGAACGGCACGCTCACCGCCGCCTTCGCGCCGCAGGAGCTGCGCACCTTCCGCCTCACCCCCAACAGCCCCGCCGTGCAGCTGGCCCTGCGTGTGGTGCTCGAAGGACCCTGGTCCTCCGGCGGCCAACTGATGCGCGATGACCTGCGCGCCGCCGGGCTTCTTCCGCTCACCGAACCGTACACGGCGCTGAGCTATGCGCATGTCGGCGGGGGAGGGGAGACCACCACACCGACCGTGCTGCAGACCAGCGGCGCCAACGCGGTGGTGGACTGGGTGGTGGTGGAACTGCGCGATGCCACCACGCCCGCCACGGTGATCGCCACGCGCTGCGGCCTGCTCCAGCGCGACGGGGATGTGGTGGCCGCGGACGGCGTGTCGGCGCTCTCGTTCACCGCCGCCACGGGCAACTACCGCATCGCCGTGCGCCATCGCAATCACCTCGGCGCGATGACAACATCGGCCTTCACCCTGAGCGGCGCACCGCTCGCCGTCGACCTCACCGCCCCAGCCACGGCCACCTTCGGCACTGACGCGCGCAAGAACCTTGGCGGTACCATGGCGCTGTGGGCGGGTGATGTCACCTTCAACGGGCAGGTGAAGTACGCGGGTGCCGCCAACGACCGCGATCCCATCCTGGCCGCGATCGGCGGTGCGGTGCCCACCGCCACGATCCCGGGCTACCTGCGCGAGGACGTGAACATGGACGGCGTGGTGAAGTATGCCGGAGGTACGAACGACCGCGACCCGATCCTGGTGAACATCGGCGGCAGTGTGCCCACCGCGGTGCGCGTGGCGCAGCTGCCCTGA
- a CDS encoding VOC family protein — protein sequence MSKPFKPAGYNSASPYFIVPQAGRFIDLMKALFDAKELRRYDMPDGTIMHAEVMLDDTVIMLGQASEKFPAVPIVMHVYVADVDAAYAKALSLGCEAVEAPKQRDGDPDRRASFKDYAGNWWSVGMQL from the coding sequence ATGAGCAAGCCCTTCAAACCCGCCGGATACAATTCCGCCTCACCCTATTTCATCGTTCCACAGGCCGGTCGGTTCATCGACCTGATGAAGGCGCTGTTCGATGCGAAGGAGCTGCGCCGCTACGACATGCCCGATGGTACCATCATGCATGCCGAGGTGATGCTCGACGATACGGTGATCATGCTTGGCCAGGCTTCGGAGAAGTTCCCTGCTGTGCCGATCGTGATGCATGTGTACGTGGCCGATGTGGATGCCGCCTACGCGAAAGCTCTTTCGCTCGGTTGCGAAGCGGTGGAAGCTCCCAAGCAGCGCGATGGCGACCCGGATCGGCGCGCGTCGTTCAAGGATTACGCGGGGAACTGGTGGAGCGTGGGGATGCAGCTGTAG
- a CDS encoding DUF998 domain-containing protein: protein MPGYSHLRQFISETYASGTPWSDVLRFGGVLPGGVFFTVFGSTLAGAWRLPPAGRIRSAAIGLFYALGTVAVAFLPCDLGCDPAQVDPSPSHVLHFAAGTLTYLLTPLALLLIGMATRERPDRATLSRTALICGCVALMGVAILFFAPLEDCWD from the coding sequence CTGCCGGGATACAGCCATCTCCGGCAGTTCATCAGCGAGACGTACGCTTCCGGCACACCCTGGTCCGATGTGCTGCGCTTCGGAGGCGTGCTTCCCGGCGGTGTATTCTTCACGGTCTTCGGATCCACTCTGGCGGGTGCATGGCGGCTGCCTCCTGCAGGCCGGATCAGATCCGCTGCCATCGGGTTGTTCTATGCGTTGGGCACCGTGGCTGTGGCGTTCCTTCCCTGCGACCTTGGATGCGATCCTGCGCAGGTCGATCCTTCGCCGTCCCATGTGCTCCACTTCGCAGCAGGAACGTTGACCTACCTCTTGACGCCGCTGGCCCTGTTGCTGATCGGTATGGCGACTCGGGAGCGTCCTGATCGGGCGACGCTGTCGAGGACCGCGCTCATCTGTGGCTGTGTCGCGCTCATGGGCGTGGCCATCCTCTTCTTCGCACCGCTGGAGGACTGCTGGGATTGA
- a CDS encoding NAD(P)H-dependent oxidoreductase subunit E — protein MSKNISSLSGRDGRELDDALWDRLQQAADRMGTPSTEALTAIADDYLIGEAVTYGTSTFYDFLKPENKGIKAYVCNGSACLVAGTQDKVHHALERHFKPEEIGHMCCLGRCHENSAFHIGGRNYSGGSIDQVDALVKEVRDHAPMQVPAHGAHHVGTTMERPILTAPMPPLATFYALWERVLKSDPADVLQEIKTAVIRGRGGAGFPMGFKLEACRNAGDSTGNGTPRKYIVCNADEGDPAAFSDRYLLEQRPHLVLLGMMIAGHCVGADTGVLYIRAEYPEAIAAVKAAVHELEANGWIGTDIKGSGRSWRFKVIKAAGAYVCGEETALLNSIEGKRGEVRTRPPYPAQQGLFNRPTVVNNVETLACVPWVVEHGGAAFARLGTEKSNGSKLVCLDSGFNRPGLYEVECGTPLSRVVDELGGGFARPTKALHIGGPLGGIVPMEKISALSIDFESFQKEGFLLGHASVLSIPLDFPMLDYLEHLFAFTAMESCGKCFPCRIGSTRGKELIQGVRDGRRIDRALFNDLIETMEIGSLCALGGGLPLGVRNALQYFADELRPAFT, from the coding sequence ATGTCCAAGAACATCTCCTCCCTCTCCGGCCGCGATGGCAGGGAACTCGATGACGCCCTCTGGGACCGGCTGCAGCAGGCCGCCGACCGCATGGGCACACCGTCCACCGAAGCGCTCACCGCCATTGCGGACGACTACCTGATCGGCGAAGCGGTCACCTATGGCACCAGCACCTTCTACGATTTCCTGAAGCCGGAGAACAAGGGCATCAAGGCCTACGTGTGCAACGGCAGCGCCTGCCTGGTGGCGGGCACGCAGGACAAGGTGCACCATGCACTGGAGCGGCACTTCAAGCCGGAGGAGATCGGGCACATGTGCTGCCTGGGGCGCTGCCATGAGAACAGCGCCTTCCACATCGGTGGTCGCAACTACAGCGGTGGCAGCATCGACCAGGTGGACGCCCTCGTGAAGGAGGTGCGGGACCATGCGCCGATGCAGGTGCCCGCCCATGGGGCACACCATGTGGGGACCACCATGGAGCGGCCGATCCTGACGGCGCCGATGCCGCCGCTGGCAACCTTCTACGCGCTGTGGGAGCGTGTGTTGAAGAGCGACCCGGCCGATGTGCTGCAGGAGATCAAGACCGCCGTGATCCGCGGCCGGGGCGGTGCGGGCTTCCCCATGGGGTTCAAGCTGGAGGCCTGCCGCAACGCGGGGGACAGCACCGGAAACGGCACGCCGCGCAAGTACATCGTGTGCAACGCCGACGAGGGCGATCCCGCCGCCTTCAGCGACCGCTACCTCTTGGAGCAGCGTCCGCACCTCGTGCTGCTGGGCATGATGATCGCCGGTCACTGTGTGGGCGCCGACACCGGCGTGCTGTACATCCGGGCCGAGTATCCCGAAGCCATCGCGGCGGTGAAGGCCGCGGTGCACGAGCTGGAGGCGAACGGATGGATCGGGACGGACATCAAGGGCAGCGGGCGCAGCTGGCGCTTCAAGGTGATCAAGGCCGCGGGTGCTTATGTGTGCGGGGAGGAGACGGCCCTGCTCAACAGCATCGAGGGCAAGCGCGGTGAGGTGCGCACGCGTCCGCCCTACCCGGCCCAGCAGGGCCTCTTCAACCGGCCCACGGTGGTGAACAACGTGGAGACGCTCGCCTGCGTGCCCTGGGTGGTGGAGCATGGCGGTGCGGCCTTCGCACGGCTCGGCACCGAAAAGAGCAACGGCAGCAAGCTCGTGTGCCTCGACAGCGGCTTCAACCGTCCGGGACTGTATGAAGTGGAGTGCGGCACCCCGCTGTCCCGTGTGGTGGATGAACTTGGCGGGGGCTTCGCACGCCCCACGAAGGCGCTGCACATCGGCGGTCCGCTGGGGGGCATCGTGCCCATGGAGAAGATCAGTGCCTTGTCCATCGACTTCGAGAGCTTCCAGAAGGAAGGCTTTCTCCTGGGACATGCGAGCGTGCTGAGCATCCCGTTGGACTTCCCGATGCTCGACTACCTGGAGCACCTCTTCGCCTTCACGGCGATGGAGAGCTGTGGCAAGTGCTTCCCCTGCCGCATCGGATCCACGCGAGGCAAGGAGCTCATCCAAGGCGTACGCGACGGGCGCCGGATCGACCGCGCGCTCTTCAACGACCTCATCGAGACCATGGAGATCGGTTCGCTGTGCGCGCTCGGTGGTGGGCTTCCGCTCGGTGTGCGCAACGCGCTCCAGTACTTCGCTGACGAGCTCCGCCCCGCCTTCACCTGA
- a CDS encoding cytochrome C, with product MKRLIKILGALLVLLAVVVGAGLLYLTKALPDVDAPTDLKVELTPERIERGRYLANSVCVCMDCHAQRDWSLFAGPPKPGTLGAGGDKFDRTMQFPGEFFARNITPFALKDWTDGELYRAITSGVSKDGHPFFPVMPFPNYNRLATEDVHSIIAYLRSIDPVSTPPWPESTIDFPVNLIMRTVPQPAQPMDRPAPTGARYGEYVTNAAACIECHTNTVKGERVGQPFAGGFTFAFPDGSVLRSPNITPHPTDGIGAWDKAMFIARFKQYADSAYAPATVAPGDFQTVMPWTMYATMTEEDLGAIYDHLAALPPVAGRVEKWTPAP from the coding sequence ATGAAACGGCTCATCAAGATACTCGGCGCTTTGCTCGTGCTCCTGGCCGTGGTCGTCGGTGCAGGCCTCCTGTACCTCACCAAGGCACTGCCCGATGTGGACGCGCCCACGGACCTGAAGGTGGAGCTGACGCCCGAACGCATCGAACGGGGGCGCTACCTGGCCAACAGCGTCTGCGTGTGCATGGACTGCCACGCCCAGCGCGATTGGAGCCTCTTCGCCGGTCCGCCCAAGCCGGGCACCCTGGGCGCGGGCGGAGACAAGTTCGACCGCACCATGCAGTTCCCCGGTGAGTTCTTCGCCCGCAACATCACCCCCTTCGCCCTCAAGGACTGGACGGACGGTGAGCTGTACCGCGCCATCACCAGCGGGGTGAGCAAGGACGGCCATCCGTTCTTCCCCGTGATGCCCTTCCCGAACTACAATCGGCTGGCCACTGAGGATGTACACAGCATCATCGCCTACCTGCGGTCCATCGACCCGGTGAGCACGCCGCCCTGGCCGGAGAGCACGATCGACTTCCCGGTGAACCTGATCATGCGCACGGTGCCGCAGCCCGCACAGCCGATGGACCGGCCGGCGCCCACCGGTGCCCGGTACGGCGAGTACGTCACCAACGCGGCCGCCTGCATCGAGTGCCACACCAACACGGTGAAGGGAGAGCGGGTGGGCCAGCCCTTCGCCGGGGGCTTCACCTTCGCCTTCCCCGACGGCTCGGTGCTGCGCTCGCCGAACATCACTCCGCACCCCACGGACGGCATCGGTGCGTGGGACAAGGCCATGTTCATCGCCCGCTTCAAGCAATATGCGGACTCGGCCTACGCGCCTGCCACGGTCGCACCCGGCGACTTCCAGACGGTGATGCCCTGGACGATGTACGCCACCATGACCGAGGAGGACCTGGGGGCCATCTACGACCACCTCGCCGCGCTCCCGCCCGTGGCCGGCCGGGTGGAGAAGTGGACTCCCGCGCCCTAA
- a CDS encoding DUF2024 family protein, whose amino-acid sequence MEVAVWDTYVMKKDGTVMHFDILAPSSQRDTAVIHNYGREYLRTKGQEGQALTTKECRFCHVESMRPKWAEQIKKQGYFIIEMEGCE is encoded by the coding sequence ATGGAAGTAGCCGTTTGGGACACCTATGTAATGAAGAAGGATGGCACCGTGATGCACTTCGACATCCTTGCACCCAGCAGCCAGCGCGACACCGCAGTGATCCACAACTACGGGCGTGAGTACCTGCGCACCAAAGGCCAGGAGGGCCAGGCGCTCACCACCAAGGAGTGCCGCTTCTGCCACGTGGAGTCCATGCGACCCAAGTGGGCCGAGCAGATCAAGAAGCAGGGCTACTTCATCATCGAGATGGAGGGGTGCGAGTGA